TCAAGCGAAACTTTGAACTCTGATAGACCTGCAGAGTTGAGAGTAAATGAAATGAATCAATCAAGTGAAGCTCCAGAGGCTGATCTATCTGAGCATTCAGAGACGAAAAGAGATGAGACTGAGGAGCCTAAAGATGAATCTGTTGATCTGGATCTAAATTTTGGGTCTCAGTTTAATCACGTTGCTTTATTCAGAGTGGTTGAACAAGAAGAAGATCAGGTCACTGAAGAGAGGCCAAGCGATGACCACACAGCTGAACATTTGGAGGGTAATACACCACATATTTTAAAGGTTTCCCAATGCAAAAAGAAAAGTCAAAATGCAAGTTCTCCATCTCAAAGTGATGACGTAATTGGACTGCAGAAATAAGCATCCAGCTCGCAATCAGAGAGCAGAGCCGAACTCttggaaaaaaactgaaatctaaGTTCAGATGGCACTGTTATCACAaaggacaaaaagaaaaagatgaaaaagaaattaaaagagCGAAAGGATGCAGAACTTGAGTATAATGTTCAGTTAGAACACGTGGATGTTAAAACTTCATAAACTGGAAGAAATAATTTGATTCAGTCTACAGAGAGTGATCAGTTTGAGCATTTACAGACATCAGAGGAAATGAAAAGATGTCCTTCAGCCAATGTAGCTAAATTAAGCTCagtaaagaaaaagaagagaaaaaaaggtgaaatgAGAAACATCGGTATAAATCTGTTGATGTGAATCTGGATGTGAGTTCTTTGTTTCAGTTTGATGATGTTAGGCTGACAGCACAAAAGATGATTGAAAAAGGCCAAGCGATGGCAGTGCACTGGAATATTTGGAAGATAATGCAGCACAAATGTTAAAAGTGGCCAAACGTAAAAAGGAAAGTCAGAATGCAGGTTCTCCATCTCAAGTTGATTACATCATTGGGCTGAAAAACACGATGCTTGCAGTCAGGAAACACAGCAGAATGTGTGGAAAAAACTAATTCCCCTGTCCCTTCAGACAGCACATTAAccagtaaaaacaaaaagaagaaaaggcACAAATTAAAAGAGCAAGAGGAAGCAGAGCCGGGTGCAGATACTTTTGGTGCGCACAATGTTCATTCATTTGAGATAGATCGGTTCATTGAGTCACAAACTAGTGAGATAAGTTCTGAGCATGCATTGCCTCAATCTCAGAGCCCGATGTTGAAATCCCTTGAAATCAGATGATTACAAAGAAAtctaagagaaagaaaaacaaggaaatgAATGAAAGCACTAGTCACATGCTGAAAGATATTGCTGAACAAGAAACTGAGCAAACAAAGAGGACTGACTCAATCATACAACACAACAGTGCAGACAGACAGGCCAACGTTATGATCTCACTAGGAGATTCTGCAGATATtggtaagaaagaaaaaaaaagacagatactGAAAATAATATTACAGAACTCTCCATATCTCAGAACACTGACTCACCTGCAGCAGTAAACGGAGATGACACACCCAAAAGACCTGAAAAACACAGGCAAATGTATTCCTTTCACACAAAGTGTAATGCAAATATCTTTGTTCAGTCACACCGAAAACATGATACACAGAATAACCTAAAGGAGGGATCTGGGGCAAGAGAACCAATGCTATGTTGcgcaaaaacaagaaaaaaaggaaaagaagagaGGAAAGTGAATCATTGGAAATGTTTGGGCAGTGTTGAATGTCATTTATAATGATGGTATAGTAGTTACACAGAAGAAAGAGGGAAGGAGGAAGataataaaaagtcattttgCATATGTCGAGATTTTAGAGATCAGTTAAaccgttttaaaataaaaataatctcaaCCTCTCAGGCATTTAAGACAAGCTGTTAGCCAAAAGTTTTGTTAAAAGAGATTTTCTGTTCTTGATTAAATGgccaaagaaataaaaataaatgaaagcaatgagagtttaaagattatattttgtacatttccattAGAGACAATTTATGCTTATTCAGAGTAACAGGTTTCCTGTGAGATAAGCACATCTTTACTGACCTAATCCTTTATCAAGTGCTTCATTTTAACAATTTGAGAGATTATATCATGTGTGAATACTTTCatggcttttatttaattttgctgGATGTTGACAGATGTTGCTAGTTACTCACCCAAaaacaaattctgtcatttattcaccctcaagtcaATCCAAACCTGTGCCACTTTATATCTTCTGAATTTAAGAGCTAATTTGAGAaatgtgtcagtgttttatttatttaaatatttatttatttttgtctccaTAAAATGGAAATCATTTGGCACTAGAACTGTTTGGTTACTCAAATTTTTCAGAATAACGTAAATTTCACCAaagaaaggtttggaacaacatgagattgagtaaatgatgaaagctTTAATTTAGGGGTAAATGTCACTTTATTCATTATATGAATAGTATTCAATAAAAGCAGCACCTCCAGTCTTCAAATTAGAGATACTCTGATACTCCACATCTATGCATTAGGGGTGGGAATTATTCAGTGATTCTTTCTGCAAATTTCCTCATTATGCCATTAAACTAATCATTCACTAAACCAATTCCTTCGAAAGGTTTTGAAGCAATGCGTGTTGCTCATGGTGTGCAAAGGTTGaagttctgtttgttttgttttacatattttgttgtttaatttgtTGAACTGATGTGTAAAAGCTAGACCACACTCACAACTGTGCTGTTATGAATTCCAACACTAGATTACTTGCAGCCTACCACAGCATTTCTCGTCTTTCAAGTCATTTTATTAATCAGAATTTCTTTATATATAAGTTTAGGCTGGGCAGATTCTGGTTCGTAGCACTAATatataggaattttttttttgtaaattctgtATTCTAATCGTTGGCAGAGATGTCCTAGCGTTATCCTGtgggtggcgctataatgttgattGACAGGCTCAGAGAGCACGCATAATTGCCTTAATGTAGCATTTATGACCTCTGTTGAGCTCGGCAGGGCTCAGGCACCATCTGCCCAGCTTAGATACATGCCTTCTAAAGACATGGGCGGGATtttcatatacaggtgcatctaaaaaaatttgaatatcatggaaaattctttatttttttgtaatgtaatttaaaaaagcaaacttgactctggtgactcttgatgtgctggctccggcttcagtccactccttgtgaagctctcccaagttcttgaatcggcttttcctgacaatcttcgcAAGGCTGTGGTCAGCCCTGTTGCTTGTGCAACTTTCCCTACTacattttttccttccagtcaaatttctatgaatatattCTGATACAGCACTCTGACCAGACAgccctttcagtaatgaccttctgtggcttatgGAGGGTGTTGATGACTGTCTTCtgttctggacaactgtcaagtaatctttcccataattgtggttgcgtgttctaaactagcccaagagctACCCAGTATTTGTACTcataattaatcaaactaatcaagctcaaaatcgaatattgcaaattttttgagatactgttTTTATTCCtgagctgtaagtcataaccatcagaattaaaacaaaacaaaaaaactcttgaaatatttcagtttgtgtccaATGAATATAGAATAGGCTATAAGAATTTTtgcgtttatttttttattaaattacaaaaaataaataccttttccatgatattcatttttttttatgctgaacaCACTTATAACTTATTATTGCTACCGTTTATATAGGTAGATGTAGATGAATCCCAATAACCTACTTTTGATTTTGCAACAGAGTAGATTGAAAAAGTCAATAGTGAAATTCACTATCTAGACTTGTtttaaaccagtttttttttttagttgacacactgtttagTTTGCATAGGTGCATAGGCCACCTGCTCgcgttaaatatttatttatcgcGTATAATCTCCTGTGACATTTTGACCATGACCAAGATAATAATCGCTCGATAAACCACAGCGCGAATGTGAAATCCGACCCATGCGCGTTTAACGTAGATACGCTGTAATGCCCTGGGCTTAGCCTTCAAATAACCCTTATATAACAGCAGTCACATCGCACCGGCGACTggaggaaacggcattgtgtggAAACTGTGCGCTCCCGTCTTTCGTAAACCGCGCGTCCGTGTCGCTCTCGCTATGAGTTCGCGAACTAATGTTTCTTGTTTACACGAGGCCAAACGAGTGGCTATTTTTGGAGGCACACATGGAAATGAGATGTCTGGCATAACGCTGGTAAATATGTGGATACAGAATTCAGCCGAAATCGAGAGAAACGGACTGCTGATCAAGCCGTTCATAAGCAACCCTAGAGCCGTGGAGAAATGCTCCAGGTACATCGACACGGATCTGAACAGAGCCTTCACACCAGAGAACCTCAGGTAAATAAACGTCTTGCTAAACGCGTTCTTTTCTGTACAAGCCCGGCTCGTTCGTTTGTTTATACTCACCTTCATAAAACCGAGCACAGTCAAACAGTAGACGAAACTTTTTTCGCTCAGTGTTGAAGGTTTATTATCGCGTTCCGTGTGTGTTGTTTATTGTTGTCATGCACACAGTAAGTTACGTCAGCTCGACGTCTCTGGCCGCGGTGTTTGAACACTGCGTTCTGTTATTGCGCTGGGCTCAGTCTAGCTGAGTTTGAAGACAGGAACGCATGCTCTGAAGAACAGCTCCCTCACATGACACAACATCACTGAATCGAGCGATAAACTATCAGTGGAGCGAGCGGTCAGCTGATACGAGCCGCTCATGTCACGACTGTCGAGAAACGTGAGTGGAGCGGGATTTGGGTCATTGAGAACCTGCAATAGTGCATCCTAGACTACACGAAACCAGTGTTCATTTTCATCATAACGCTTGTAAAACTGACTTTTTGAAcacctttaaatatttaaaaaggtgttttttttttatttcagttttataaatgtgaccaattacaatgaaaataaattataagaaGACTTTTTACTCCAGTTAGTGGTTATTACTTCTATAGTTTGTAAGTCTTGGGTCTGCAGAAGTCTACAAACAATTGTTTATTCCATCAGTTCCACTGAAGTTATGATATCAGTGAAAAGATTTAttgaacacattttcattttgtgacAACTTGCCCACAATTCACGATTAAACAGCCTAATATTTGCTTTCTGGTAAATGTAGCTAAACAGTAAAacaacctacaaaaaaaaaaaattaagattggAAATTTAGTATGGTGGACATAATGCACACAGGAAGTATGCGAAGTGAAAACATATATGAACTAGAAATGAGAAACTAATGTGCAAACCCAATCCTATatagaaaatacatttcctttacttttaaGTAAAATCATAAAATTGAAAGCATATGGGGAAATGATCAGTACAGTGTACCAAATGTAACGCCGATAACAGCCAgccactaatatatataaaaaaagataacaaTACACTTGAACCTAACTGCTATTTAAAAGATTATTGCATTGTTAATATTGAGAAGGAGTTTTCTGTCCACAGTGCTCCAGATGTTGAAGGGCTGCTGTATGAAGTCCAGAGGGCCAAGGAAATAAATCGGATGTTCGGACCCAAAGGAAGCTCAGATGCATATGATGTCATCTTTGACCTTCACAACACCACCTCAAACATGGGCTGTACTCTCATCCTGGAAAGCTCAACAGACCTCTTCAACCTTCAGATGGTGCATTATATTAAAGTAAGAAACTAGATCCaattatattgtataattatattaACTTGTATTGTTATATTCAAGCTACTTACTTATTtgctcatgcatttatttatatatttatttatgaaagtaattcttttatacagcaaggacctattaaattgatcaaatgtgactgttaagatatttataatattacaaatgttttatatttttaaataaatgctattgttttgaactttttatgcaccaaagaatcctgaaaaatataccACAAGAATAATACGCATattaatcaacatattagaattatttaatgctgttcttttttaacttttattcatcaaaaaaattgtGTTTCTTTATAACGGTGttcaacataatatatatatatatatatatatatatatatatatatatatatatatatatatatatatatatatatatatatatatataagcagttattttaaaatgtaatatgtcacaatatttattttgaatcaaacaaaaatagctttggtgagcataaaagacctctttcaaaaacattaaaaaaaaaaaatatcttactgaccccaaacatttgaccGGTAGTGCACAAATAATTTGTTGCATGTATATACTGAACATTAAATTCTTTACCAAACCATTCCAATACCAGGATGTTGTTTAATGTCTTAAAATAAGCAAATCAAACATCTTAACAAAGACACCTGTGCTCTTCCCACTTACAGAAAGCTATGGCTCCCCATACCTGTTCAGTACTCTTAAACGAACACCCACAGCTGAAGTATTCAACCACACGCTCTGTGGCCAAACACTCTGTTGGTGAGTACAAAGTCCTGGGATACTCAGCAGGTCAAACCTGGTTCTAAATCAAGTTTAATATTACCCCTGAAAGTCAGCCAGCAGCTAAGAAGTGGAATAAACAAGCATAATATGAAAAGTCTAGCTTTAATGAAAGCTTCCAGAGCCTCTGCAAATAATTCTGTAGACATCTAGAGCTCATTCTCTACCATATGATGAGACTTCTTTTTCCATGAATTAATATTATAGTGGAAACCCAACACAGAACCAGCTTCACcttatttaacatgttttttttccactGCTGTCCGTGATCAGATTAGACCTTTGACACTTTGTTGGGTCACGACCCACCAGTCAAGTACTAGTGGCTTATATAGATGTTTTTGTGTTGCAGGTCTTGAGGTGGGCCCTCAGCCACAGGGTGTTTTGAGGAGCAATGTATTCGAGTCCATGAGGACCATACTGAAGCACGCGCTGGACTTCATCGAGCTCTTCAATAGCGGTGAGGTCAATGAAGGTTAAGGAGAGATCAGCATGCTTACTCCACTGAACATGGAATGTGTTGCTATAAAGGGATTTCAATGGCAACCTGAGTAGCCACAATATAGGATTAGTTTCTATATTTCCTATACAATAGGATTATTTTTTAGTATAAACCAATTGTAATCATATGTGATAGTATGGACAGTGACAGTATGGGACTATAATGTTGTGTTTTTCAGATGTCACACCATTAgatgagaagaaagaaagaagtctcttatgctcactgaggctgcatttatttgttcagaaatacagtaaaaactatggAGGGCTATGTACTTCATAATACTCGAAATTGCAAAAAAATCTGTGTAGTGTATATATAACTGCAAGAtaaactcataattctgacttttttcttgtaattctgaggtTACAATTCACaactctttttaaataataaaaataggcaAGTCCTAGTACTTATCCCACAATTCTAGCTTTTTAAATCTCACAAGATAACACCTCACAATTAAGATTTCAGATGTCACTATTTTGACGTTTACAGTTTAGAaataacttttacatttcataaaagttCAAAAATGTGTATACTTTATTCCTcggatggtaaagctgaattttcagcagccactcCTCCAGTCTTCTGCCTCAGATGATTTCCTATACAATAGGATTATTTTCCTAATAAAAACCATTGTTAAATGTGCAGTAACAGTATGGATCTATAATGTTCTTCATATGTCACACAATTCACATGTTCTATTATTTTCAATAACGCATTAGATGCTTCATGTTTACATAACTTTCTTTTCCCTATGGCCATCCGGTTTTTTTTTCTGCCTGGATAGTGTGTGGCATTTCAAGACAAACGGTTCTGCTCTCAGGTCATTGAGTCAGCAAGCACTGATTTAAATATGAACTGCCCAACCTTGGCATTTCAGCCAGTTTTAAGTAAAGACTTCTCCTTCGAGTTcatcttcctctttttttcccctggTCTGTGGAGACATTTGAACAAGGCAGTCACGTGTATTTTCAGCCTGACATGAACACACATTTCTCCATGCCTCACATTAAGCAGGAACATGTTGAGCTGGGCAAGGGTGGCTGGTTTCTCTTCTGGTTTTGCCGTTTTGTGACTTGAATGCTTGTTTGCTTGTTGGTTCGTTTCCATGTCATTAGTAGCCTGCTGGGTTTTGTAGTGTCATGCTGTGTAGAGGGGCCGCATTGTTGTGGATGAATGTCTCATTGTGAGCGCTTAAACGTGCTTTCTGTTTGCCAGTGTACAACATGTTTGGACTACATCAACAGAACAAGCGAAACATAAAGAAAAGTGTTAATAGTGAAGCATGTGGAGCACCCTTACAACACGTGTCATCCTTGTGAAACAACATGTGGCTGTAAAACAACATATTACTGATATGTTAATGCTGAACGTTTATCGCGGGAGCTCTAGaacatattattaacatatttcacAGTACAGGAtggaaaaatactgaaaaaattaTCAGTATTTCTAAACAAACGAACAAAGTGAAGCTGTCCAATAGGTCTGTCTattaacagaaatattgtgattttataacattttaggACAGCTTGGTCCCACTCCTCGCTGAAGGAACCAAAGCTGAAACAAtataacatgaactaagcataataaacatgttttagatTGAACTACATGTACTGCATCTCTTTATAAGCCACTGATTACtacttaaaggaataattctttcaaaaaaagaaaatttgctggAAATGTTCTCCCCTTCGggtcatcaaagatgtagatgagtttgtttctctggcttgtgatgtttttatcagactctcattctgacggcacccattcactgcagaagatccactggtgagcaactaatgtaatgctacatttgtccaaatctgttctgatgaagaaacaaactcatctacagtacatcttggatggcctgagggtgtgtACATTTAAGGAAAGGTTCTTTTCTGCCTGACAAAAGACCGAGATATctatttttcccttttctttcctTGTTTCACCTAGTTttccatgtgtttgtgtttttttttttttggtcataggTGTAGAGTTTCCTCCATGTACAGTAGATGTATTCCGAGTCCAGGAGAGAATGGATTACCCCAGAGACACCAACGGCAACATCACGGCTATGGTGCATCCTCATCTACAGGTATTCTAAATGGACCATCTAGTAAATGCATAGAGAAGTGTGTTTCTTTTGCAAGGAAAGCACATACCCTCAAGCGACGTATAAAAGCATTGCTCTTTATGACAGGGATGCAGGGACGGGGAAACACATGTAAGAAAATGTGTCCTATGACTCCGATGTTTGCTGGGCTTGTTTTCACTCCCAGGCTTCACTTGTTTTCCGCAGTATGCTCCTGTTcattccctctctttctctttctgtgtaGGACTGTGACTGGGAGCCTTTGAACCGGGGTGACCCTGTGTTCCTAACGTTCGATGGGAGAACAATCCTTTATGAAGGTGCCAACACAGTGTACCCCACGTTTATTAATGAGGCTGCATATTACGAAAAACAGCAGGCTTTCACCACCACTTGTAGAGAAATGCTAGCTGCTAATGCTATCAGAAAAGCATTCAATTAACGTGTTCTCTTAGAAGTCACTATGAGTGTCAGATAGTTGACATGATATGTACCGTACTTTAATTAAATGTCAACTTCAACATTTTTCTAATTCTGGAATAAATATAATGGAGGTTTAAAATGGTAACACCACAGGACTATTAAATTGAGAAGTAAAAAAAGGCAAACATTTACTTAAATTGTCTTAAAAGAGACAAGTCGCA
The sequence above is drawn from the Carassius auratus strain Wakin chromosome 5, ASM336829v1, whole genome shotgun sequence genome and encodes:
- the aspa gene encoding aspartoacylase, which translates into the protein MSSRTNVSCLHEAKRVAIFGGTHGNEMSGITLVNMWIQNSAEIERNGLLIKPFISNPRAVEKCSRYIDTDLNRAFTPENLSAPDVEGLLYEVQRAKEINRMFGPKGSSDAYDVIFDLHNTTSNMGCTLILESSTDLFNLQMVHYIKKAMAPHTCSVLLNEHPQLKYSTTRSVAKHSVGLEVGPQPQGVLRSNVFESMRTILKHALDFIELFNSGVEFPPCTVDVFRVQERMDYPRDTNGNITAMVHPHLQDCDWEPLNRGDPVFLTFDGRTILYEGANTVYPTFINEAAYYEKQQAFTTTCREMLAANAIRKAFN